Proteins found in one Hypericibacter terrae genomic segment:
- a CDS encoding ABC transporter permease codes for MNEDGRAGPSRTGDSLPPAASAAGAGAASPRPGWSRIAAAVFRYREAGIVIAGLLLVAYFQSSSAAFLSLANIENLIQFTATTAIIAAGLVLVLVCGELDLSVGMVYALAPFVMYFAGGAGAPAWLAVIAGLAAAALVGAANGVVTTLLRLPSFVTTLGMLFLINGFTLTISGGYPVQPQAGALFIRIFGGNAWVELAWAVAIALGLQFVLHKTRWGLHTVATGGNPTGAAEVGIKLKVVKTGNFILCSALAGFAGILDAFRIGSIDPLAGGSEIMFAAIASAVIGGTLLTGGLGTVVGAFLGALVLAILKDGFTLLGVSAFTFDMILGAAILVTMAVNIHLSRLRD; via the coding sequence ATGAACGAGGACGGCCGCGCCGGTCCCTCGCGTACCGGCGACAGCCTGCCCCCTGCTGCATCCGCGGCAGGGGCAGGCGCCGCCTCGCCGCGTCCGGGCTGGAGCCGGATCGCGGCGGCCGTCTTCCGCTACCGCGAGGCCGGCATCGTCATCGCCGGCCTGCTGCTGGTGGCCTATTTCCAGTCTTCCAGCGCGGCCTTCCTGTCGCTGGCGAACATCGAGAACCTGATCCAGTTCACCGCCACCACGGCCATCATCGCCGCCGGCCTGGTGCTGGTGCTGGTCTGCGGCGAGCTCGATCTGTCCGTGGGCATGGTCTATGCGCTGGCGCCGTTCGTCATGTATTTCGCCGGTGGCGCCGGCGCGCCGGCCTGGCTCGCGGTGATCGCGGGGCTCGCGGCGGCGGCGCTGGTGGGTGCTGCCAACGGGGTCGTCACCACGCTCCTGCGGCTGCCCTCCTTCGTCACCACGCTCGGCATGCTGTTCCTGATCAACGGCTTCACCCTGACCATCTCGGGCGGCTATCCGGTGCAGCCGCAGGCCGGCGCGCTGTTCATCCGGATCTTCGGCGGCAATGCCTGGGTGGAGCTGGCCTGGGCGGTGGCGATCGCGCTCGGCCTGCAGTTCGTGCTGCACAAGACGCGCTGGGGGCTGCACACGGTCGCCACCGGCGGCAACCCGACGGGTGCCGCCGAGGTTGGCATCAAGCTCAAGGTCGTCAAGACCGGCAATTTCATCCTCTGCAGCGCGCTCGCCGGCTTCGCCGGTATCCTCGACGCCTTCCGCATCGGCTCGATCGACCCGCTGGCCGGCGGCAGCGAGATCATGTTTGCGGCGATCGCCTCGGCGGTCATCGGCGGCACGCTCCTGACCGGCGGGCTCGGCACCGTGGTCGGCGCCTTCCTCGGCGCGCTGGTGCTGGCGATCCTGAAGGACGGCTTCACGCTCCTGGGCGTCAGCGCTTTCACCTTCGACATGATCCTCGGTGCGGCGATCCTGGTGACGATGGCGGTCAACATCCATCTCAGCCGGCTTCGAGACTAG
- a CDS encoding sugar ABC transporter substrate-binding protein, whose product MSRDREDAHREDSNNELDLTATRRRLLQVALGAGGAASLAALGAFPKSAAAAGTAGAFPEHKPWKFAFVNHVTTNPFFVPTQYGIADACALLGCSYQWTGSQKSVAAEMVNAMNTAIAAKVDGIAVCLVDLHAFNDPVKKAHEAGIPVFAYNADAKGNDRLAYIGQDLYLAGQALGERIVSLVDEGEVVGFIATPGQLNIQPRLDGAADAIKASGKSITLTQIASGPTVNEEVSRVDAYYVGHNNVKGMFAVDAGSTMAVGKAMEKYGLHAKGVRAGGFDLLPETLDAIANGHLDFTIDQQPYLQGFYTVMEMFLFQMSGGLSGPADINTGLKFITKDGVQPYLKTQSRYEGNSEKPMLIERSGPIG is encoded by the coding sequence ATGAGCAGGGATCGTGAAGACGCCCATCGTGAAGACTCCAACAACGAGCTTGATCTGACGGCCACGCGGCGCCGGCTGCTGCAGGTGGCGCTGGGCGCCGGTGGTGCGGCCTCGCTGGCGGCGCTGGGCGCCTTTCCGAAATCGGCGGCGGCAGCCGGCACGGCAGGCGCCTTTCCCGAGCACAAGCCGTGGAAGTTCGCCTTCGTCAATCACGTCACGACCAACCCGTTCTTCGTCCCCACCCAGTACGGCATCGCCGACGCCTGCGCGCTGCTCGGCTGCTCCTACCAGTGGACGGGCTCGCAGAAGTCCGTCGCCGCCGAGATGGTCAACGCCATGAACACGGCCATCGCCGCCAAGGTCGACGGCATCGCGGTCTGCCTGGTCGACCTGCACGCCTTCAACGATCCGGTGAAGAAGGCGCACGAGGCCGGCATCCCGGTCTTCGCCTACAATGCCGATGCCAAGGGCAACGACCGGCTCGCCTATATCGGCCAGGACCTCTATCTCGCCGGCCAGGCGCTCGGCGAGCGCATCGTCAGCCTGGTGGACGAGGGCGAGGTCGTGGGCTTCATCGCCACGCCCGGGCAGCTCAACATCCAGCCGCGCCTCGACGGCGCCGCCGACGCGATCAAGGCCTCAGGGAAAAGCATCACCCTCACCCAGATCGCCAGCGGACCGACGGTCAACGAGGAGGTGTCCCGCGTCGACGCCTATTATGTCGGGCACAACAATGTGAAGGGCATGTTCGCGGTCGACGCCGGCAGCACCATGGCGGTCGGCAAGGCGATGGAGAAATACGGGCTGCACGCCAAGGGCGTGCGCGCCGGCGGCTTCGATCTCCTGCCCGAGACGCTCGACGCCATCGCCAACGGCCATCTCGACTTCACCATCGACCAGCAGCCCTATCTGCAGGGCTTCTACACGGTCATGGAGATGTTCCTGTTCCAGATGTCGGGCGGCCTGAGCGGCCCGGCCGACATCAACACCGGCCTCAAATTCATCACCAAGGACGGCGTCCAGCCCTACCTGAAGACGCAGAGCCGCTATGAGGGCAATTCGGAGAAACCCATGCTGATCGAGCGCTCCGGCCCGATCGGCTGA
- a CDS encoding SDR family oxidoreductase — MKILIIGGTGLIGTKTVAILRQRGHEAVAASPNTGVNTITGEGLKEAIAGAQVVIDLANSPSFEDKAVLEFFRTSGRNLHAAEAAAGVRHHVALSIVGTDRMPDNGYFRAKVAQEKLIEASGIPYTIIRSTQFMEFLRGIADSAAVGNKIRVSPGLFQPIASDDVAAAVADVALAAPRNGIVEIAGPERAPFDEVVARFLKAVGDPREVVRDPEARYFGGRVEERSLVPLGEARLGRIGFDEWFRRSQKKA; from the coding sequence ATGAAGATCCTCATCATCGGCGGCACCGGCCTGATCGGCACGAAGACCGTCGCGATTCTGCGCCAGCGCGGCCACGAGGCCGTCGCCGCCTCGCCCAACACCGGCGTCAACACCATCACCGGCGAGGGGCTGAAGGAAGCCATCGCCGGCGCGCAGGTGGTGATCGACCTCGCCAATTCGCCCTCGTTCGAAGACAAGGCGGTGCTGGAGTTCTTCCGGACCTCGGGCCGCAACCTTCACGCGGCGGAGGCCGCGGCGGGCGTCCGGCACCATGTCGCGCTCTCCATCGTCGGCACCGACCGGATGCCCGACAACGGCTATTTCCGCGCCAAGGTCGCCCAGGAGAAACTGATCGAGGCCTCCGGCATCCCCTACACCATCATCCGCTCGACCCAGTTCATGGAATTCCTCCGCGGCATCGCCGATTCCGCCGCAGTCGGAAACAAGATCAGGGTGTCGCCGGGCCTGTTCCAGCCCATCGCGTCGGACGACGTCGCGGCCGCCGTTGCCGATGTGGCGCTCGCGGCGCCGCGAAACGGGATCGTCGAGATCGCCGGCCCGGAGCGGGCGCCGTTCGACGAGGTCGTCGCCCGCTTTCTGAAGGCGGTCGGCGACCCGCGCGAGGTCGTGCGCGACCCCGAGGCCCGCTATTTCGGCGGCCGGGTCGAGGAGCGCTCGCTGGTGCCGTTGGGCGAGGCGCGCCTCGGCCGCATCGGTTTCGACGAATGGTTCCGCCGCTCGCAGAAGAAGGCCTGA
- a CDS encoding ATP-binding cassette domain-containing protein: MEPAVSGELLRAEHLAKRFGQVTALRDINLRLCRGEVLGLLGDNGAGKSTLVKILTGYHQPSAGQLYLEGAPASLRSVAHARSLGIEAVYQDLALINELNVYRNMFLQREVVFGGPLGILDDATMRRVAIEHLERMGVAIPSVDVPVSRLSGGQRQAIAVARSVYQKARVLLLDEPTAAMGAKESALILDVIQQLKEGGEMGIVIIAHNYAQIFDVCDRINLVEGGAIVFDKPTAETSVQELTDLVVRQHRNARKSVKGGR, encoded by the coding sequence ATGGAACCGGCGGTTTCGGGCGAGCTGCTGCGCGCCGAGCATTTGGCCAAGCGCTTCGGCCAGGTCACGGCGCTGCGCGACATCAATCTGCGGCTGTGCCGCGGCGAGGTGCTGGGGCTGCTGGGCGACAACGGCGCCGGCAAGTCCACGCTGGTGAAGATCCTCACCGGCTACCACCAGCCCTCGGCCGGCCAGCTCTATCTGGAGGGCGCGCCCGCCAGCTTGCGCTCGGTGGCGCATGCCCGCAGCCTGGGCATCGAGGCGGTCTACCAGGATCTGGCCCTGATCAACGAGCTGAACGTCTATCGCAACATGTTCCTCCAGCGCGAGGTCGTGTTCGGCGGTCCGCTCGGCATCCTCGACGACGCGACCATGCGGCGCGTGGCGATCGAGCATCTGGAGCGCATGGGCGTCGCCATCCCCTCGGTGGACGTGCCGGTGTCGCGGCTGTCGGGCGGCCAGCGCCAGGCGATCGCGGTCGCCCGCTCGGTCTATCAGAAGGCCAGGGTCCTGCTGCTCGATGAGCCGACGGCGGCGATGGGCGCCAAGGAATCGGCGCTGATCCTCGACGTGATCCAGCAGCTGAAGGAAGGCGGCGAGATGGGCATCGTCATCATCGCCCACAACTACGCCCAGATCTTCGACGTCTGCGACCGGATCAACCTGGTCGAGGGCGGCGCCATCGTCTTCGACAAGCCCACCGCCGAGACTTCCGTCCAGGAACTGACCGACCTCGTGGTGCGCCAGCACCGCAACGCGCGCAAGAGCGTGAAGGGCGGGCGGTGA
- a CDS encoding three component ABC system middle component, protein MKVAHDVFSETNPAYCTYALVAFTTAYLSVNEGGPEVPLIYLALPLALSGDLAIAFRGTNKSTGLLEWLERNPRVQVGLAARGNATMEIVTEAIRFACFTRVVEFGDGGRLRLGPRKFKKSARNALSEEPAQAIKHAERLGYWFAMTGSTRGVFDMMGLTV, encoded by the coding sequence ATGAAGGTCGCGCACGACGTCTTCTCCGAGACGAACCCCGCCTACTGCACTTACGCACTAGTAGCCTTTACCACCGCCTATCTGTCGGTGAACGAGGGCGGACCGGAGGTGCCGCTCATTTATTTGGCGCTGCCGCTCGCTTTGTCGGGCGATCTCGCTATCGCATTCAGGGGGACCAACAAAAGTACGGGGCTTCTGGAGTGGCTGGAGCGCAACCCACGCGTGCAGGTGGGATTGGCGGCACGAGGCAACGCAACGATGGAGATCGTCACTGAGGCGATCCGCTTTGCTTGCTTCACCCGGGTCGTGGAGTTCGGTGACGGAGGACGCCTGCGGCTGGGACCCAGGAAATTTAAGAAAAGTGCGAGGAACGCGCTTAGCGAGGAGCCAGCGCAGGCGATCAAACACGCCGAACGGCTCGGCTACTGGTTCGCGATGACCGGCTCCACGCGCGGGGTCTTTGATATGATGGGACTCACGGTATGA
- a CDS encoding cupin domain-containing protein, translating into MTARLVALALLCLMTGRAMAQEPVVTPLMLKDLAADPGKEVVMLTVEHVPGGSSAIHRHDAQAFVYVLEGSVVMQLKGGEQVTLTAGQTFYEGPDDVHLVDRNASSTEPAKFLVVLIKNKGAPAVLPVP; encoded by the coding sequence ATGACGGCCAGACTCGTTGCGTTGGCTCTGCTATGCCTGATGACCGGCAGGGCGATGGCCCAGGAGCCTGTGGTCACGCCGCTCATGTTGAAAGATCTTGCCGCGGATCCCGGCAAGGAAGTCGTGATGCTGACGGTCGAGCATGTGCCCGGCGGGTCGAGCGCGATCCACCGGCACGATGCACAGGCGTTCGTCTACGTCCTGGAGGGCTCTGTCGTGATGCAGCTGAAGGGCGGAGAGCAGGTGACGCTGACGGCGGGACAGACCTTTTATGAAGGCCCCGACGATGTTCATCTCGTCGACCGGAACGCCAGCAGCACCGAGCCGGCGAAATTCCTGGTCGTCCTGATCAAGAACAAGGGCGCCCCGGCAGTCCTGCCCGTGCCGTGA
- a CDS encoding glutathione S-transferase family protein has translation MTIVITAFERSPDGGKGLARDTRVRWALEEVGQPYEVRPVSFPALKEPAHLALHPFGQIPTYEEGDLALFETGSIVLHIAERHAGLLPKDAKARARAITWMFAALNTVEPPILELVTARLLESDKPWSQERLPLVQDRIRDRLKPLSARLGSADWLEGGFSAGDLMMVSVLLRLKPSGLLDEYPNLAAYVARGEARPAYKRAFAAQSATNAGKSPTG, from the coding sequence ATGACCATCGTCATTACCGCTTTCGAACGGTCACCCGATGGCGGCAAGGGGCTGGCGCGCGACACGCGCGTTCGCTGGGCGCTCGAGGAAGTGGGTCAGCCCTACGAAGTTCGCCCGGTTTCGTTCCCTGCGCTGAAGGAACCCGCGCATCTGGCCCTTCATCCTTTCGGCCAGATACCGACCTATGAGGAAGGCGATCTGGCGCTGTTCGAGACAGGATCGATCGTCCTCCATATCGCCGAGCGCCATGCGGGGCTGCTGCCGAAGGATGCCAAGGCCCGGGCGCGCGCGATCACCTGGATGTTTGCCGCGCTCAACACGGTGGAGCCGCCGATCCTCGAGCTCGTCACCGCCAGGCTTCTGGAGAGCGACAAGCCCTGGAGCCAGGAGCGCCTCCCTCTGGTCCAAGATCGCATCCGCGACCGGTTGAAGCCACTTTCCGCCCGCCTCGGCAGTGCCGACTGGCTCGAGGGCGGGTTCAGCGCGGGCGACCTGATGATGGTGTCGGTGCTGCTCAGGCTGAAGCCATCGGGCCTTCTGGACGAATATCCGAACCTGGCCGCCTATGTCGCCCGCGGCGAAGCGCGGCCCGCCTACAAGCGGGCTTTCGCCGCGCAATCGGCGACTAACGCCGGCAAGTCACCGACCGGCTGA
- a CDS encoding DNA-3-methyladenine glycosylase produces MSRADASKPRRRKDAHEPIARSDLPADTISLARYLIGKRVVRKLPEGVAGGRIVETEAYVIGDAAGHAYRGMTPRNRSLFLEPGHAYVYVAYGISNMLNVSSEGPGIGAGVLIRALEPLDGIPIMQRNRGIERLRDLARGPGRLTAALQIDLRLDGLDLCRKGPLWLGRDDQEPGEIGRSVRIGISKEADRRLRFYLRGSPFVSGPRSLNE; encoded by the coding sequence ATGAGTCGAGCGGATGCCTCGAAACCTCGCCGCCGCAAGGATGCCCATGAGCCGATCGCCCGCTCGGACCTGCCGGCCGACACGATCTCCCTCGCCCGCTATCTCATCGGCAAGCGAGTGGTGCGGAAGCTCCCTGAAGGCGTCGCCGGCGGCCGTATTGTCGAGACCGAGGCCTATGTCATCGGCGACGCCGCGGGGCACGCCTATCGGGGGATGACGCCGCGCAACCGGTCGCTGTTTCTCGAGCCTGGGCACGCCTATGTTTATGTCGCCTATGGCATTTCAAACATGCTGAACGTCTCGAGCGAGGGGCCCGGGATCGGCGCCGGCGTGCTGATCCGGGCGCTCGAACCGCTCGACGGCATCCCGATCATGCAGCGGAACCGCGGCATCGAGCGCTTGCGCGACCTGGCGCGAGGACCCGGAAGGCTCACCGCCGCGTTGCAGATCGATCTCCGGCTCGACGGGCTCGATCTTTGCCGAAAAGGCCCGCTCTGGCTCGGACGCGACGACCAGGAGCCCGGCGAAATCGGGCGGAGCGTCAGGATCGGCATTTCGAAGGAGGCGGACCGCCGCCTGCGGTTCTATCTTCGGGGCAGCCCGTTCGTCAGCGGTCCAAGATCGCTCAATGAATAA
- a CDS encoding HD domain-containing protein, whose product MAAANLVSAPVIPDSLLAKEATEILRRHSTDLLFNHSIRVYLFAAEQGRERKLRFDPELLYVAAAFHDLGLIKDFSSQAERFEVDGANAARQFLTAHNIAEDQVQTVWEAIALHTTPGIPRYMRPEVALLNSGVLLDVLGVGFDQFPAALREEIVARYPRTNFKKRFIQEYFAGFSHKPATTYGTVNAGVCERFIPGFKSPNACDLIAASPFPDSAA is encoded by the coding sequence ATGGCCGCGGCCAATCTCGTCTCTGCTCCCGTCATTCCCGATAGCTTGCTCGCAAAAGAGGCCACGGAGATCCTGCGCAGGCATTCTACCGATCTGCTCTTCAATCACTCGATCCGCGTCTATCTGTTCGCGGCCGAGCAGGGTCGCGAGAGGAAACTGCGCTTCGACCCCGAGCTCCTCTATGTGGCCGCCGCATTTCACGATCTTGGACTTATCAAGGATTTCTCGAGCCAGGCCGAACGCTTCGAGGTTGACGGCGCGAATGCCGCCCGGCAGTTCCTCACCGCCCACAACATTGCCGAGGACCAGGTGCAGACCGTCTGGGAAGCGATCGCGCTGCATACCACCCCCGGCATCCCGCGCTATATGCGCCCCGAGGTGGCGCTCCTCAATTCGGGTGTTCTTCTCGATGTGCTGGGGGTGGGGTTCGATCAATTTCCCGCGGCGCTGCGCGAGGAGATCGTCGCCCGATACCCGCGTACCAACTTCAAGAAACGCTTCATTCAGGAGTATTTCGCCGGATTTTCGCACAAGCCCGCGACCACCTACGGCACCGTCAACGCCGGTGTCTGCGAGCGTTTCATCCCGGGGTTCAAGAGCCCCAACGCCTGCGACTTGATCGCGGCCTCTCCCTTCCCGGATTCCGCAGCCTGA
- a CDS encoding ABC-three component system protein → MDEEQQGKTHGADAAALGFYYQAFFALETLVAQSADNAAVAVERLDDVELSADGHTLLYQLKHSISATPPPITLKARALWRTVKVWADILPTLTLADTTLHLVAVGGIPMDSPLQALTNLDTDRTVLVEAMVEEAQRVVDARAEAKAKKTTPPYADRADGCETFLTLSETERLNLIRRALIQQNSPTIDEIEGRVSGHLKLLPVEQRPFVAKRLIEWWDRQIVYSLCGKRERSVTRGELQAQIMSIVGDLEESKLLPEFETASPPEDYQPDGMLARQIRLVEGKKSDLSKAIREEWKAREQRSRWLNANPAMAAMINDYDIVLQEHWSDHHTQMVEECAAVEDKKKCESGLKLLRWTHEQAPMVVRAIAEGWTAPYYVRGSYQVLAINLKVGWHPEFADLLIGDK, encoded by the coding sequence ATGGACGAGGAACAGCAAGGCAAAACGCACGGGGCCGATGCCGCTGCGCTGGGCTTTTACTACCAAGCGTTCTTCGCGCTCGAGACCCTGGTCGCTCAGAGCGCGGACAACGCCGCCGTCGCGGTGGAGCGGCTCGACGATGTCGAACTGAGTGCGGATGGCCATACCTTGCTTTATCAGTTAAAGCATTCGATTAGCGCTACGCCGCCACCGATTACGCTGAAGGCCCGGGCGCTCTGGCGAACTGTCAAAGTCTGGGCGGATATCTTGCCGACCCTGACGCTCGCGGACACGACGCTGCACCTGGTCGCGGTCGGGGGCATCCCGATGGACAGCCCCCTGCAGGCTCTCACTAATCTGGACACGGATCGGACTGTCCTTGTGGAGGCCATGGTCGAGGAAGCGCAGCGGGTGGTCGATGCCCGCGCTGAGGCGAAAGCTAAGAAGACGACGCCGCCCTATGCAGATCGCGCGGACGGGTGCGAGACTTTCCTAACCCTGTCGGAAACCGAGCGCCTGAACCTCATCCGCCGCGCCCTCATTCAGCAAAACAGTCCGACTATTGATGAAATCGAGGGACGAGTCTCCGGCCATCTTAAGCTCCTTCCAGTCGAACAGCGACCGTTTGTCGCCAAGCGCTTGATTGAGTGGTGGGACCGGCAGATCGTCTATTCCCTCTGCGGCAAGCGCGAACGGTCGGTGACGCGCGGTGAGCTTCAGGCGCAGATCATGTCCATTGTCGGCGATCTGGAAGAGAGCAAGCTCCTTCCCGAATTCGAAACTGCCTCGCCGCCCGAGGACTATCAGCCCGATGGTATGCTCGCCCGTCAGATTCGTCTGGTGGAGGGCAAAAAGTCTGACCTGTCGAAGGCAATCCGCGAGGAATGGAAGGCGCGGGAACAGCGTTCGCGGTGGCTGAACGCAAACCCGGCGATGGCGGCGATGATCAATGACTATGACATCGTGTTGCAAGAGCACTGGTCCGATCACCACACGCAGATGGTGGAAGAATGCGCCGCAGTGGAAGATAAGAAGAAGTGCGAGTCGGGCCTGAAACTTCTGCGCTGGACGCACGAACAAGCCCCCATGGTGGTGCGCGCGATCGCCGAGGGCTGGACCGCGCCCTATTATGTGCGGGGCAGCTACCAGGTCCTCGCCATCAACCTCAAGGTCGGCTGGCACCCTGAATTCGCCGACTTGCTAATAGGCGACAAATGA
- a CDS encoding reverse transcriptase family protein: MSFKYDLTQLQNREQLINFLGLSKDVFEDVLDFDPTGSNFSQFSEKESSLIELPLFFRHEIPKKNRQRGYRTVWEPTFLKSPYKALARRLNNFFAHKLEGFPHAQTYGYISGRNIRENAQNHCGHTHLVSIDLEDFFPSIKASRIATFLRTTGITPTVADLVSRFVTIEGSLPLGLPTSPTIANAICLPMDIELEALAQKLGATFSRYADDISFSSDGTFPSLRELMACIRQHNFEIAEAKTRTSKLGQAHYVTGLSVSDPAQPHVPRKKKRRLRQELYYADKYGLDDHLHHVGLGNSRFAQQEINRLDGLVKFTAHHEPRLSAHLKTTWAKILQTSGHRPSFAPKNQHRLPFYIYIDEAEYARPSGDRLLALAMAVSQHQEQINRATQDLLETTLSDVWAAGNLDAIAKKGVHFSDATEDMRLAYIDRMRLLPFEGYVAMARLPSAADYEVVYLRLLNAMIKRRLMAAESQFANLVFEENSKVRQEAIRKTVTDTYDALRESNNRHPEYCSVEFAGKPNFGLSIPDFLLGVLGKYLTVGPQQDGKPAARYVLLFERLRDKYRLILDVDNWVEYTRRRPIIPW, translated from the coding sequence ATGTCGTTCAAATATGATCTCACTCAGCTGCAGAATAGAGAGCAGCTGATCAACTTCCTTGGGTTAAGCAAGGACGTTTTTGAAGACGTTTTGGATTTTGATCCCACCGGAAGTAATTTCAGCCAATTCTCCGAAAAAGAGAGCTCTCTGATTGAGTTGCCGCTTTTTTTCAGACATGAAATTCCGAAGAAAAACCGGCAGCGAGGATATAGAACAGTCTGGGAACCAACCTTTTTAAAGAGCCCCTATAAGGCTCTCGCCCGCAGGCTGAATAACTTCTTCGCACACAAGCTGGAGGGCTTTCCCCATGCGCAAACCTATGGATATATCAGCGGGCGGAACATCAGGGAAAATGCACAGAATCACTGCGGCCACACGCATCTTGTTTCAATTGATCTAGAAGACTTCTTCCCATCGATCAAAGCTTCTCGTATTGCAACGTTCCTGCGAACAACTGGTATCACGCCGACTGTCGCGGATTTGGTCAGCCGTTTCGTCACAATTGAAGGATCGCTTCCGCTTGGGCTGCCGACCAGTCCGACCATTGCCAACGCCATCTGCCTCCCAATGGATATTGAATTAGAAGCGCTTGCGCAGAAGCTCGGGGCGACGTTTTCCCGATATGCCGACGATATAAGTTTCTCTAGCGACGGTACATTTCCATCCCTAAGAGAACTGATGGCTTGTATCCGGCAGCATAATTTTGAGATTGCAGAAGCGAAAACTCGAACATCGAAGTTGGGTCAAGCTCATTATGTGACGGGATTAAGCGTTAGTGATCCCGCTCAGCCTCACGTTCCACGGAAAAAGAAGCGCCGCTTGCGGCAGGAACTTTATTATGCTGATAAATACGGGCTGGATGATCATCTCCATCACGTCGGGCTCGGCAACTCTCGCTTTGCTCAGCAAGAAATAAACCGACTAGATGGACTCGTGAAGTTCACTGCTCATCATGAGCCCCGGCTTTCCGCTCATTTGAAGACGACATGGGCCAAAATTCTTCAGACAAGCGGCCATCGCCCAAGCTTTGCACCGAAAAATCAGCATAGACTCCCATTTTACATCTATATCGATGAGGCTGAATACGCTCGACCAAGTGGTGATCGCCTATTGGCTCTAGCAATGGCGGTGAGTCAGCACCAAGAGCAAATCAATAGAGCGACGCAAGATTTACTGGAGACCACTCTCTCTGATGTTTGGGCTGCCGGCAATCTTGACGCAATCGCAAAGAAGGGAGTGCATTTTTCCGATGCCACAGAGGATATGCGGTTGGCCTATATCGATCGGATGCGTTTGCTGCCCTTTGAAGGCTATGTCGCCATGGCGCGATTACCCAGCGCAGCTGACTATGAGGTTGTGTATCTTCGATTGCTTAATGCCATGATCAAGCGCCGCTTGATGGCCGCAGAGAGCCAGTTCGCTAACTTGGTGTTCGAGGAGAATAGCAAGGTAAGGCAGGAGGCGATCCGTAAGACAGTTACGGATACTTACGATGCTCTCAGGGAGTCGAACAACCGACATCCAGAGTATTGCAGCGTTGAATTTGCCGGAAAGCCTAACTTCGGCTTGAGTATCCCCGATTTCTTACTCGGAGTGCTTGGAAAATATCTCACCGTTGGACCACAGCAGGATGGCAAGCCAGCTGCGCGCTATGTACTGTTGTTTGAGCGCCTTCGGGACAAATATCGGTTGATATTGGATGTCGACAACTGGGTAGAGTATACGCGGCGGCGTCCGATCATTCCTTGGTGA